The Acidimicrobiales bacterium genomic sequence CGGCTGCGCACGGTGCCGGTGGCCCGCCTCTCGGCCGGGCAGCGGCGCCGCACCTCGCTGGCCGTGCTGGTGGCCCGCCGGCCCGAGCTGTGGCTGCTGGACGAGCCCCACGCCGGCCTGGACCAGGCCGGCCGCGACCTGGTCGACGGCCTGATCGGCGAGGCCGTCGACGCCGGGGCCACGGTGCTGCTCTCGTCCCACGAGCTGGATCGCGCCGCCGCGGTGGCCCACCGCCAGGTGGAGGTGGTCGGTGGCCAGGTCCGCCCCGTCCCGGTGTCCGGGAGCGGTGGCGTCGTGGCGGCCGGCGCCAGCCCCCGAGGTGGCGAGCCACCGGCGGGGCCGACGACCGGCGCAGGACCGGAGCACGAGCGAGGAGCCGGCGATGTGGCGTGACGCGTGGCTGGTGGCGGCCAAGGACCTCCGCATCGAGGTGCGCACCCGGGTGGCCGTCAACCAGATCGCCCCCTTCGCGGTGCTGGTGCTGCTCCTGTTCGCCTTCGCCCTGGACTCCGAGCGGGCCGTCCTGTCCCGGGCCACCCCCGGCCTGTTCTGGGTGGCGGTGCTGCTCTCGGCCCTGCTGGCCATCCAGCGGTCCTTCGCCCTGGAGGCGGTGGACGGGGTCCGCGACGCCCTGCGCCTCTCGGGCCTGCAGCCGGCCGGCATCTTCCTGGGCAAGGTCGCCTCGGTCACGGTGCAGCTCCTGGCCCTGGAGCTGCTGCTGGCCCTGGGCGTCGTGGCCCTCTACGACGCCGAGCTGGCCACCCCCCTGCTCCTGGTGCCGACCTGCGTGGTGGCCACCGTCGGCCTGGCCGCGGTGGGGTGCCTGTACGGGGTGCTGTCGGCCGGCCAGCGGGTGGCCGAGACGTTGCTGCCCCTGCTCCTGCTGCCGGCCCTGGCCCCCCTGCTGCTGGCCGCCACCCAGGCCTTCGGGGCCGCGGTGGACGGCACCGCGGCCGACGGGGGCCGCTGGCTGGGCCTGCTGGCCGCCTTCGCCGCCGCCTACGTGGCCATCGGCATCGCCACCTTCGGCGTCCTCCTCGACGACGGCTGACCAGGCCCGGCGCCGCGGCCGGCCCACGCCTGAAACGCCCCGGGCCTCCCGACTTGCCAGGGAGGGGGAGCACGGTGTGCGCTGGTGTCCGCCCATGAACGCCACGACCGCCTCCAAGGCCACGCGCGTGCTCGGAGCCCTGGCCCTCCTCGGTCTCGGCCTGTTGCTCCTCTACGGCCTCGTCCTGTCACCGGCCGACGGCGTGTCGGTCAGCCAGGCCGCCGAGGACCCCAGGGCCCGCATCGGCCAGGGCGAGATCGTCCGCATCATGTACGTCCACGTCCCCACCGCCATCATCGCCTTCCTGGCCTTCTTCGTGGCCGTGGCCGGCAGCATCGGCTACCTGGTCCGCCGGTCGGAGTGGTGGGACCTGCTGGCCCACGCCTCGGCCGAGCTGGGGGCGGTGCTCATCTTCGCCACCCTGGTCACCGGGGCCCTGTGGGGCGAGCCCACCTGGGGGACGTACTGGGAGTGGCAGGACGCCCGCCTGACCACCACCGCCATCCTGTTCTTCCTGGTGCTCGGCTACCTGGCCGTGCGCCGCCTGCCCATGGATCGCGAGCGCCGGTCCCGCATCGCCGCCGTGGTCGGCCTGCTCCTGGCCCCGGCCACCGTGGTGTGCCACTACGCCACCACCTGGTGGCGCACCCTCCACCAGGGCCCCACCATCAGCCGCCTCGACCCCCAGATCGACGGGCTCATGCTGTTCAGCCTGATGGTCGGGATGGCCACCTTCCTGGTCCTCTACGCCTGGCTGCTGCTGCACCGCTTCCGGGTGCTGTGGCTGGAGAACCGGGTCGAGGACATGGGCCTGGACGCGGCCCTGGCCGAGCGCCGGGCCGAGGCCACCCCGCCGGTCCCGCCAGCGTCGGCTGACGCCGGTTGGGCGCCCACCCCGGGGGCCACGTCGTGATGCTGGCCCTGGCCGAGTGGGGCTCGGTGGCCCTGGCCTACGGCATCGTGCTGGTCTCGCTGCTGGCCCTGGCCGTCCGCAGCGCCCAGCGGGGCCGCCGCCTGGCCCAGCAGGTCCCGGAGGACCGCCGCCGATGGATGTGACCGGCCCCGCAGGCGGAGACGGCGCGGGCGCGGCCCCGGGGACCGGCGGCGACGCCGGCCCGGAGCTCGACCTGTCGCCCCGGACCGGACCCGACGGGGGGGCCGGCCGCCCTCGCTCCCGGAGCCGGGCCGTGGTCGGCGGGCTGGTCATCGCCGCCCTGCTGGGAGCCATCGGCTTCGTGGCCGTCCGCCAGCTCCAGGGCTCCTCCGTCTACTACTACAACGCCGACGAGGCGGTGGCCGAGCGGCCCGAGATCGGCGACCGCCGCGTCCGGGTCCAGGGCACCGTCGTGGGCCAGCCGGTCGAGGTCGACGACGAGACCGTCACCTTCACCATCGCCTTCCGGGGGGCGTCCATCGACGTGCGCCACCAGGGGGCCGAGCCGCCGCCCCTGTTCGACGCCAACGTGCCCTCGGTGGTCGAGGGCCGCTTCGCCCCCGACGGGACGTTCCTGTCCGACCGCATCGTGATCAAGCACTCCGAGCAGTACAAGGAAGAGAACTCGGACCGGGTGGACCCGGCGGCCCCGTGACGCGGCGATCGCAGCCCGGGCGGGACGGGGTCCCGACGTGAACGCCGCGCTGGGCACGGCCGGCGTGGCCCTGGCCCTGGTGTCGGCCCTGGGCGGGGCGGCCACGGTGGTGGTGGCCCAGGCCACGGGCCGGCGGAGGGTGCTGCGCCAGGTCCCGTCGTTCGTGTTCCTCTGCGCCCTCGGCGCGGTGGTGGCCACCGTGGCCATGCAGCGGGCCCTCATCACCCGCGACTTCTCGGTGGGGTTCGTGGCCGAGAACGGCAGCCGCTCCACCTCCCTGCCCTTCACCATCTCCACCATGTGGTCGGCCCTGGAGGGCTCGATCCTGCTGTGGGGCCTGGTGCTGGTGGGCTACGTGGTGGCCGTGGCCCGGAAGTTCCGCGACCGCCTGAGCGACCCGCTGGTGGCCTGGGCCATGTTGGTGCTGTTCCTGGTGGTGGCCTTCTTCTTCGCGCTGATGGCCGGGCCGGCCAACCCGTTCCACACCGTGGCCGACCCCCCGCTCGACGGGCCCGGGCCCAACCCGCTGCTGCAGGACCACCTGCTGATGGCCTTCCACCCGCCCATGCTCTACCTGGGCTACGTGGGCTTCACCGTGCCCTTCGCCTTCGCCGTCGGCGCCCTGGCCACCGGCCGGGTGGGGGAGGGGTGGCTGGTCGAGACCCGCCGCTGGACGCTGTTCGCCTGGGGCTTCCTGACCATCGGCATCGTGCTGGGCGCCTGGTGGAGCTACGAGGTGCTGGGCTGGGGCGGCTACTGGGCCTGGGACCCGGTGGAGAACGCGTCCCTGCTGCCGTGGCTCACCGGCACCGCCTACCTGCACTCGGTGATGGTCCAGGAGCGCCGGGGGATGCTGCGGGTCTGGAACCTGTCGCTGCTGTGCGCCACGTTCTCGCTCACCATCCTGGGCACGTTCCTGACCCGTTCGGGGGTGCTCGACTCGGTGCACGCCTTCTCCGAGTCGGCCATCGGGCCGCTGTTCCTGGGCTTCTTCGCCCTGATCGTGGTGGTGACCCTGGGCCTCATCGGCTGGCGGGGCGACGTGCTGCGGGCCCCGGGGCGCATCGACTCGCCGCTGTCGCGGGAGGGGGCGTTCCTGGCCAACAACGTGCTGTTCACCGGCTTCGCCTTCGTGGTCCTCTTCGGCACCGTGTTCCCCCTCATCGCCGAGGCCCTCGACGACCGGCGGGTGTCGGTGGGCGTGCCCTACTTCAACCGCATGTCGGGCCCCATCGGCCTGGCCCTGCTGTTCCTCATGGCCGTGGCCCCGGCCCTGCCCTGGCGCAAGGCCTCGACCGAGACCTTGTCGCAGCGGCTGCTGTGGCCGGCCTGGTCGGGCGGCGCGGTGCTGGTGGCCTGCGTGGTGGCCGGGGTGCGGGGCGTCGTGCCCCTGGTGGCCTTCGGCCTGGGCGCCTTCGCTGCTGCCGCCGCCGTCCGCCAGGTGGTGCTGGCCACCCGTCGGCACGGCTGGCGGGGCTTCGTGGGCCGCACCAACGGCGGGATGATCGTCCACCTCGGGGTGGTGATGATCGCGGTGGGGCTGGCCGCCTCCGGGTCGTTCGCCGAGCAGGCCGAGGCCCGCCTGGCCCCGGGCGAGACCCGGCGGGTGCACGGCCACGAGGTCCGCTTCGAGTCGTTCAGCGAGAGCGACGCCGATCCCTCCCGCCTGGTCCGGGCGGCCCACCTCGACGTCGACGGCTCCGCCCTGTCGCCCCGCCTCCAGCGCTTCCCCAACGCCAGCCAGGAGCTGGGCAAGCCCGCGGTGCGCTACGGCGTGGGCGACACGGTGTACCTGGCCCTGCTGGAGGGCCCCCGGGCCAGCGACGACACCATCCTGGTCCGCATCATCGTCCAGCCCATGGTGGCCTGGCTGTGGGTCGGGGGCCTGGTGATGGTGGCGGGCACGGCGCTCTCCGCCTTCCCCGGACGTCGCCGCCGGGGCACCGATCCCACCTCCGCCGACCTGGTCGGCTCGCGGCCGGTCGGGGGGCGCCACAGCGCCGCCGGCGACGCCGACGACGGGGGTGGTGCCGGCGACCGCCCTGCCGGTGACCTGAGCCCCACCGGCGGCGGTGATCGCGACCCCGATGCCGGGGACGCTCGGCAACCGGTGGGGGCGCCGTGAGCGAGCGGTCCGGCGCCGGCCCCGACCCCCGGGACGATCGCGACGCTCGGGACGGCGACGACGACCTGGGCCCTCCCGCCGGCGACCGGCGCGGTGGCCCGGGGAGCGCCCCACCCCGGGCTCGGGGGCGCCTGGCCCTGGCCGTGGCCGTGCCCCTCGGTGTGGTCCTGCTGCTGTTCGTGGTGCTGCTGGCGTCGCGGGACCCGGCCGGCGAGCGCCAGGTGCAGAGCCCGCTGCTGGGCCGGGCCGCGCCCCGCATCGAGGGCACCACCATCCGGGGCCGGCCCTTCGACTCCGCCGCCTACGACGGCCGGTGGCTGGTGGTGAACTTCTTCGCCACCTGGTGCGCCCCGTGCATCGAGGAGCACCCCGAGCTCATGGCCTTCCAGCGGACCCAGGCCGAGGCCGGGGAGGCCAACGTGGTCAGCGTGGTGTTCTCCGACGACGAGGCCTCCGTGCGCCGGTTCTTCGCCCGCCAGGGCGGCGACTGGCCGGTGGTCCTGGCCGAGGGCACCACCATCCCCGACTGGGGGGTGGCCGGCGTGCCCGAGTCGTTCGTGGTGGACCCGACCGGCGTGGTGCGGGCCAAGCTGGTGGGTGGGGTGACGGCGGCGGGGCTGCAGCGCTTCCTCGACGGCGCCCGGGGGGCTCCCCGATGAGCCGGCGCCTGATGTGGGCCATCCTCGCCGTCGTGGTGGTGGTGGCCGTGGTGGTCGGCGCCCAGGGCTCCGGGGCCCGGACGCCCGACCAGCGTCGCCAGTCCATCGCCAGCGGGGTGCGCTGCCCCAAGTGCCCGGGCCAGTCGGTGCTCTCCAGCGACGCCCCGTCGGCCGAGGCCATCCGCGACCTGATCGCCGCCGATGTGGCCGCCGGGCGCTCCGACGACGCCATCCGCAACCGGCTGGTGGCCCGCTACGGCGAGGACATCCTGCTCAACCCGCCCCGGTCGGGCTTCGCCGGCCTGGTGTGGGTGATCCCGGTGGCCGCCGTCGTCGGCGCCTTCGGGGGCCTGGCCCTGGCCTTCCGCCGCTGGGAGCGGCAGGCGCCGGGTGGCCCCTCGGGCCGGGACCGGGCTCTGGTGGCCGCCGCCCTGGCCGACGAGGCCGACGGGATCGACGACCCCCACGGCGAGGGCTCGGGCCGGTGACCCCGCCGGAGGACCGCCCCGACGGCGACGAGACCCGCCGGGCGACCCCGGAGGACCGCCCCGACGGCGACAAGCCCCGCCGGGCCACCGACGGCCGTTCCCGCGACGACCGACCCGGTCCGGCTGTCGCCCGGCCGTCGCCCGCCGCTCGGCGGGCCGCGGCCCAGACCCCGCGACTGCGCCGGGGCGCCTCGATGGGCGCGGCGGCGGCCGACGCCGCCCGGGGGCGCCGGCAGGCGTCGGACCGGCCGTCCCCGTCCGCCGGCCCCTCGCCCTCCCCTGCCTCCCCGGGCGGGACCGCCTCCTCGGCTCGCCCTGCTCCCTCGACCGGCCCTGCCTCCTCGGCACGCCGTGCGACCTCGGCTCGCCCCTCGGCCTCGCCCTCGGCGCGGTCCGGCGCGTCCCGCTCCGCGGTGGAGGCCGCGGTCGCGGTCGAGCCCGGCGTCGACGCCGGGGGCCGGGACGAGAGCACGGAGTTCCTGCTCCAGAGCCTGCGCGACCTCGACCGCGAGCGGGAGGCGGGCGACATCGACGAGGACGACTACGCCGCCCTGCGCGACGACTACACCGCCCGGGCCGCCGCCGCCCTCCGGGCCGAGCAGCGGGGCCAGGCCCCTCCCGTCCCACCCTCCCGGCCCCGGTCCTGGCTCCAGCGCAGCCTGGTGCTGCTGGGCGTGGTCGGCTTCGCGGTGCTGTCCGGGGTGCTGGTGGCCCAGGCTGTCGGCCGTCGCGACCAGGGTCAGGGGGTCACCGGCGAGGTGACCAGCTCCCCCACCCAGGAGGCCAGCCGCTGCATCGGCCTCACCGCCCAGGGCGAGTACGTCGACGCCCTCTCCTGCTACCAGGAGGTGCTCGACGACGATCCCGACAACGTGGTGGCCCGCACCTACCTGGGCTGGACCCTCGTCCTGACCGCCCGCCAGGCCGGCGACGCCCTGTCCGGCGACCAGCTCACCGAGCTGTACGTGCAGGCCCGGACCCAGCTCGACCGGGCCGTGGAGGTCGATCCCCGCTACGCCGACGCCCGGGCCTTCCAGGTCATCCTGGCCGTGTGGGAGGGCCGCTTCGAGGAGGCCCAGCGCCAGCTCGCCCTCTTCGACGAGCTCGACGCCCCCGCCGACGTGCAGCGCCAGGTCGACTCCCAGCGCCAGGCCATCGCCGACGGCCTGGCCACCGAGGCCGGAGGCGGCGGTGCGACGGAGGGACCGGGCGACGCCCCCGAGGGCACCGACGACGGGCCGTCCGGCGGGGCCGGGACCACGGAGCCCACCCCGGGCTCCGACGAGTCGCCCCCGCCCTGACCGAGGGGCCCAGCCGCGCCGGTGCCCGCCCGAGTCGGCGCCCGCCCGAACCGTGCAGCTGGCCCACGATCCGGCCATCGGCTCCGGTCGGCCGTCCGGCGAGGCCACCCTCCTGCCGGCGGACCGGTCGCTCCTGCTAGAGAAGGGCGATGGGACCGTTCGATCCACCGGTCACCGCGGTCCGAGAGATCGTGGCCCGGGCCCTGGCCGAGGACCTGACCCCGCTGGGGGACATCAGCTCCGCTCTCCTGCCCCCCGGAGCCACGGCCGAGGCCGAGCTGCGCACCCGGGCCGCCGGGGTGGTGGCCGGCACCGCCTGCGTGGATGAGACCCTGCGCCAGGTCGACCACCGCCTGGCCGCGGCCTGGCAGGTCACCGAGGGCGACCCCGTCGACGCCGGTGCCACCCTGGCCCTGGTGCGGGGCCCGCTGGCCTCGATGCTCACGGCCGAGCGCACCGCCCTCAACCTCATCTCCCACCTCTCGGGCGTGGCCACCCTCACCCGCCGCTTCGTGGAGGCCGCTGGCCCCGACCTCCGGGTGTGGGACACCCGCAAGACCACGCCGGGCCTGCGCGCCCTGGAGAAGGCGGCCGTGCGGGCCGGCGGGGGTGCCAACCACCGGGGAAACCTGTCCGAGTGGGTGATGCTCAAGGACAACCACCTGGAGCTGGTCGGCGTGGCCGAGGCCGTGGGCCGGGCCCGGGAGCTGTTCCCGGCCCGAACCGTCCACGTCGAGTGCGACACCCACGAGAAGGTGGTCGAGGCCCTCGACGCCGGGGCCGATGCCCTGCTCCTCGACAACATGGCCCCTGCCGAGGTGCGGCGCTGCGTGGCCACCGTGGAGGAACACGCGGCCGGAGGGGAGCGCCGTCCCCTGGTGGAGGTGTCGGGCGGCATCTCCCTGGAGACGGTGCGCCCCTACGCCGATACCGGCGCTGACCTGGTGTCCTCGGGGTCGCTCACGAGCTCGGCGCCTGTCCTCGACATCGGCCTCGACGTGGTCGTCACCCACCGCGACTGACGGGAGCTGACAGGCCCGGGGGTTTCGGGTTGGCGGGGACGGGAACCGTGGGGAGGCCCGGTGAGAGGACCCCATGGCCCACCAGCTCGTGGAGATGGCCGACGTGCAGAAGCACTTCGGGCCCCTCCACGTGCTGAAGGACGTCGACCTCACGGTGGCCCGGGGCGAGGTGGTGGTCGTCATCGGCCCCTCGGGATCGGGCAAGTCCACCCTGTGCCGCACCATCAATCGCCTCGAACCCGTCGACTCGGGCACCATCGCCGTCGACGGTGAGCCTCTGCCCCAGGAGGGGGCGGCCCTGGCCCGTCTGCGAGCCGACGTGGGCATGGTGTTCCAGAGCTTCAACCTGTTATCCCACATGACGGCCCTGCAGAACGTCTCCCTCGGCCCGATGCGGGTGCGAGGCCGCAAGAAGGCCGACGCCGAGGAGCACAGCCGGGAGCTGCTGGCCCGGGTGGGCCTGGCCGAGAAGGCCGATGCCATGCCGGCCGAGCTCTCCGGCGGCCAGCAGCAGCGGGTGGCCATCGCCCGGGCCCTGGCCATGGACCCCAAGCTCATCCTCTTCGACGAGCCCACCTCCGCCCTCGACCCCGAGATGATCAGCGAGGTGCTCGACGTCATGGTCGAGCTGGCCGCCTCGGGCATGACGATGATCGTCGTCACCCACGAGATGGGGTTCGCCCGCAAAGCCGCCGACCGCGTCGCCTTCATGGACGAGGGCGAGATCGTCGAGACCCAGCCCCCGGCCGCCTTCTTCGACGCCCCGGAGAGCACCCGAGCCCGTGACTTCCTCTC encodes the following:
- the ccsA gene encoding cytochrome c biogenesis protein CcsA → MNATTASKATRVLGALALLGLGLLLLYGLVLSPADGVSVSQAAEDPRARIGQGEIVRIMYVHVPTAIIAFLAFFVAVAGSIGYLVRRSEWWDLLAHASAELGAVLIFATLVTGALWGEPTWGTYWEWQDARLTTTAILFFLVLGYLAVRRLPMDRERRSRIAAVVGLLLAPATVVCHYATTWWRTLHQGPTISRLDPQIDGLMLFSLMVGMATFLVLYAWLLLHRFRVLWLENRVEDMGLDAALAERRAEATPPVPPASADAGWAPTPGATS
- a CDS encoding heme lyase CcmF/NrfE family subunit; the encoded protein is MNAALGTAGVALALVSALGGAATVVVAQATGRRRVLRQVPSFVFLCALGAVVATVAMQRALITRDFSVGFVAENGSRSTSLPFTISTMWSALEGSILLWGLVLVGYVVAVARKFRDRLSDPLVAWAMLVLFLVVAFFFALMAGPANPFHTVADPPLDGPGPNPLLQDHLLMAFHPPMLYLGYVGFTVPFAFAVGALATGRVGEGWLVETRRWTLFAWGFLTIGIVLGAWWSYEVLGWGGYWAWDPVENASLLPWLTGTAYLHSVMVQERRGMLRVWNLSLLCATFSLTILGTFLTRSGVLDSVHAFSESAIGPLFLGFFALIVVVTLGLIGWRGDVLRAPGRIDSPLSREGAFLANNVLFTGFAFVVLFGTVFPLIAEALDDRRVSVGVPYFNRMSGPIGLALLFLMAVAPALPWRKASTETLSQRLLWPAWSGGAVLVACVVAGVRGVVPLVAFGLGAFAAAAAVRQVVLATRRHGWRGFVGRTNGGMIVHLGVVMIAVGLAASGSFAEQAEARLAPGETRRVHGHEVRFESFSESDADPSRLVRAAHLDVDGSALSPRLQRFPNASQELGKPAVRYGVGDTVYLALLEGPRASDDTILVRIIVQPMVAWLWVGGLVMVAGTALSAFPGRRRRGTDPTSADLVGSRPVGGRHSAAGDADDGGGAGDRPAGDLSPTGGGDRDPDAGDARQPVGAP
- the ccmA gene encoding heme ABC exporter ATP-binding protein CcmA yields the protein MEPAVDLRGAVALVGRFPALAGADLTVERGEVVLLQGPNGAGKTTLLRCCAGLVPVVDGRARVLGVDLRAGTGPVRHRVGLLAHATGLYDDLTVEDNVRFWGRAAGARPVDVAAALDRLGLAGRLRTVPVARLSAGQRRRTSLAVLVARRPELWLLDEPHAGLDQAGRDLVDGLIGEAVDAGATVLLSSHELDRAAAVAHRQVEVVGGQVRPVPVSGSGGVVAAGASPRGGEPPAGPTTGAGPEHERGAGDVA
- a CDS encoding amino acid ABC transporter ATP-binding protein, with protein sequence MAHQLVEMADVQKHFGPLHVLKDVDLTVARGEVVVVIGPSGSGKSTLCRTINRLEPVDSGTIAVDGEPLPQEGAALARLRADVGMVFQSFNLLSHMTALQNVSLGPMRVRGRKKADAEEHSRELLARVGLAEKADAMPAELSGGQQQRVAIARALAMDPKLILFDEPTSALDPEMISEVLDVMVELAASGMTMIVVTHEMGFARKAADRVAFMDEGEIVETQPPAAFFDAPESTRARDFLSKILSH
- a CDS encoding TlpA disulfide reductase family protein, which codes for MSERSGAGPDPRDDRDARDGDDDLGPPAGDRRGGPGSAPPRARGRLALAVAVPLGVVLLLFVVLLASRDPAGERQVQSPLLGRAAPRIEGTTIRGRPFDSAAYDGRWLVVNFFATWCAPCIEEHPELMAFQRTQAEAGEANVVSVVFSDDEASVRRFFARQGGDWPVVLAEGTTIPDWGVAGVPESFVVDPTGVVRAKLVGGVTAAGLQRFLDGARGAPR
- a CDS encoding heme exporter protein CcmB, yielding MWRDAWLVAAKDLRIEVRTRVAVNQIAPFAVLVLLLFAFALDSERAVLSRATPGLFWVAVLLSALLAIQRSFALEAVDGVRDALRLSGLQPAGIFLGKVASVTVQLLALELLLALGVVALYDAELATPLLLVPTCVVATVGLAAVGCLYGVLSAGQRVAETLLPLLLLPALAPLLLAATQAFGAAVDGTAADGGRWLGLLAAFAAAYVAIGIATFGVLLDDG
- a CDS encoding cytochrome c-type biogenesis protein, whose protein sequence is MSRRLMWAILAVVVVVAVVVGAQGSGARTPDQRRQSIASGVRCPKCPGQSVLSSDAPSAEAIRDLIAADVAAGRSDDAIRNRLVARYGEDILLNPPRSGFAGLVWVIPVAAVVGAFGGLALAFRRWERQAPGGPSGRDRALVAAALADEADGIDDPHGEGSGR
- a CDS encoding cytochrome c maturation protein CcmE, which produces MDVTGPAGGDGAGAAPGTGGDAGPELDLSPRTGPDGGAGRPRSRSRAVVGGLVIAALLGAIGFVAVRQLQGSSVYYYNADEAVAERPEIGDRRVRVQGTVVGQPVEVDDETVTFTIAFRGASIDVRHQGAEPPPLFDANVPSVVEGRFAPDGTFLSDRIVIKHSEQYKEENSDRVDPAAP
- the nadC gene encoding carboxylating nicotinate-nucleotide diphosphorylase — translated: MGPFDPPVTAVREIVARALAEDLTPLGDISSALLPPGATAEAELRTRAAGVVAGTACVDETLRQVDHRLAAAWQVTEGDPVDAGATLALVRGPLASMLTAERTALNLISHLSGVATLTRRFVEAAGPDLRVWDTRKTTPGLRALEKAAVRAGGGANHRGNLSEWVMLKDNHLELVGVAEAVGRARELFPARTVHVECDTHEKVVEALDAGADALLLDNMAPAEVRRCVATVEEHAAGGERRPLVEVSGGISLETVRPYADTGADLVSSGSLTSSAPVLDIGLDVVVTHRD